The following coding sequences lie in one Nakaseomyces glabratus chromosome K, complete sequence genomic window:
- the MCO32 gene encoding Mco32p (CAGL0K04323g~Ortholog of S. cerevisiae : YGR053C, C. albicans SC5314 : C6_00900C_A, C. dubliniensis CD36 : Cd36_60920, C. parapsilosis CDC317 : CPAR2_603120 and Candida tenuis NRRL Y-1498 : CANTEDRAFT_115930), giving the protein MLKRYHYARRIRLNHIRDLNQKRFIVSNYDDPNDVNYGQMTDYLREKGVPLLLQENLKEETLDDAIVLRLLPSTHPYIPNLHGILQYKTSMNAIRLIMRKFVLEENSRLKVLSSRRIRGDDDQIKYQCNISPYLTNHDKLLIRWQSCLPQTAGTVEPDEEDMNKTISFSSNDVLRTQTSSGESPILDYILQKPAKTISTLAPNVLSKHITLGNRISAMNNDDSLDNEYTRIVNGTFVFEFNEDNSKILVHTIENVELIDYERKINVPKNAFAC; this is encoded by the coding sequence ATGTTAAAGAGATACCATTACGCAAGAAGAATACGGCTTAACCATATCAGAGATCTGAATCAAAAGAGATTTATTGTATCGAACTATGATGATCCTAATGATGTGAACTATGGGCAAATGACAGACTACCTCAGAGAAAAAGGAGTGCCACTTCTTTTACAAgagaatttgaaagaggaAACTTTAGATGATGCGATTGTTttgagattgttaccaagCACTCATCCGTATATTCCTAATTTACATGGAATATTACAGTATAAGACCTCTATGAATGCCATAAGGCTAATCATGAGGAAATTTGTACTAGAAGAAAACTCTAGGTTGAAAGTGTTGTCTTCAAGAAGGATTAGAGGTGATGATGACCAGATCAAATATCAATGCAATATTTCACCATACCTAACAAATCATgataaattattaattagaTGGCAAAGCTGTCTTCCACAAACTGCAGGTACAGTTGAACCAGATGAGGAAGACATGAACAAAACGATATCATTCTCCAGCAATGATGTACTTAGAACCCAAACTAGTTCTGGAGAATCACCTATATTAGATTACATTTTACAAAAACCTGCTAAGACAATTAGTACACTTGCTCCTAACGTTCTGTCTAAACATATTACCTTAGGGAATCGTATTAGTGCAATGAATAATGACGATTCTCTAGATAATGAATACACACGTATAGTCAATGGCacatttgtttttgaattcAACGAGGATAACAGTAAGATACTAGTTCATACGATCGAAAATGTGGAGCTAATTGATTATGAACGGAAAATCAATGTACCAAAAAATGCATTTGCTTGTTAA
- a CDS encoding translation initiation factor 2A (CAGL0K04345g~Ortholog(s) have mRNA binding, translation initiation factor activity, role in translational initiation and cytosolic small ribosomal subunit, ribosome localization), translating into MSSQFFLKTSKDIELFQGYPDFTQSNSAANAKDDQVISSVLSPCGRFFAISTKGNVKVFSGELLEVELLNLTINDVYEIQFSPSGNYMSTWERPSAKDAEHKNVKVWYLNKVFTEGEEQEPVFQYQHKPQNGWFMQFSKLDDYALKMFKNEIRIVKINDANKTNFHFDQPFATLSKTQENDSQPFSTYQVSPADFPTICTFTPEKGGKPAQLSIWSITEGKITKKIASKTFFKADSCQLQWNPQGNAVLCVATTDFDSTNKSYYGENTLYLLSFQGVNGAVGNNSVRVSLAKGPVHDISWSPTSRQFGVISGYMPATIQFFDLRGNVVHSLEKQPKNTILFSPSGRYILIAGFGNLQGSVQILDRHDKFKSLTVFNAANTSVCKWSPGGEFIMTATTSPRLRVDNCIKIWHVSGTLVFAKEFEELLKVDWRNTCKYKTLKDHPHVIKDWTPLNNTDAASLDPQIASPKKDLAIHESAKEYEAKHPKRDAKTGNGSTQSKSASTGGAYKPPHARRAAAVANNRSVPGASPKVQRAIPGLIPGLPVNEGSAAANKNRKRRANKKANSGTGEGAEKAESPAAPSITSTEPAKEASPEEKKIRSLLKKLRAIEMLKEKQAAGEKLQDLQVKKIETEGKFREELAALGWKEE; encoded by the coding sequence ATGTCTTCCCAATTTTTCCTGAAGACAAGCAAAGACATCGAGCTGTTTCAAGGTTATCCTGATTTCACTCAGTCCAACTCAGCTGCTAACGCCAAGGACGACCAAGTCATTTCTTCCGTCCTTTCCCCATGTGGTAGATTCTTTGCGATCTCTACTAAGGGCAATGTCAAAGTTTTCTCTGGGGAGTTATTAGAAGTCGaacttttgaatttaaCTATCAATGATGTCTATGAAATCCAGTTTTCTCCATCTGGGAACTACATGAGTACTTGGGAAAGACCTTCCGCAAAGGATGCCGAACACAAGAATGTCAAGGTCTGGTATCTGAACAAAGTCTTTACGGAAGGTGAGGAACAAGAACCTGTGTTTCAATATCAACATAAGCCACAAAACGGTTGGTTTATGCAATTCTCCAAGCTAGATGATTACGCTCTAAAGATGTTCAAGAATGAGATTAGAATTGTAAAGATAAATGACGCGAATAAGACAAACTTCCATTTTGACCAGCCATTTGCTACTCTTTCTAAGACTCAAGAGAATGATTCTCAACCATTCTCTACTTATCAAGTCTCCCCAGCAGATTTCCCAACCATTTGTACTTTTACCCCAGAGAAAGGAGGTAAGCCAGCACAACTATCTATATGGTCAATCACCGAGGGCAAAATCACAAAGAAAATTGCTTCAAAGACTTTCTTCAAGGCGGACTCATGCCAGTTACAATGGAATCCACAAGGTAACGCCGTTCTATGTGTCGCAACAACAGACTTCGACTCTACCAACAAATCCTACTATGGTGAAAATACTCTATATCTTTTGTCATTCCAAGGTGTGAATGGTGCTGTGGGGAACAACTCTGTACGTGTCTCTCTAGCGAAAGGTCCTGTCCACGACATCTCATGGTCCCCAACTTCGAGACAATTTGGTGTCATATCCGGTTACATGCCAGCAACTATTCAATTCTTTGATCTAAGAGGTAATGTTGTTCACTCTTTAGAAAAGCAACCAAAGAACACTATCTTGTTTTCCCCAAGTGGCAGATACATTCTTATTGCTGGTTTCGGTAACTTGCAAGGTTCTGTTCAAATTCTAGATCGTCATGATAAGTTTAAGTCACTTACTGTCTTCAACGCTGCAAACACATCAGTATGTAAATGGTCTCCAGGTGGTGAGTTCATAATGACTGCTACTACTTCGCCAAGATTGAGAGTTGATAACTGTATCAAGATATGGCACGTTAGCGGTACTTTAGTATTTGCTAAGGAATTTGAAGAGTTGTTGAAGGTCGATTGGAGAAACACTTGTAAATACAAAACATTGAAGGATCACCCTCATGTGATCAAGGACTGGACACCATTAAACAACACTGATGCAGCTAGTCTAGATCCCCAAATTGCAAGCCCAAAGAAGGATTTGGCTATTCACGAAAGCGCAAAGGAATACGAAGCAAAACACCCTAAGAGGGATGCTAAGACTGGCAACGGTTCTACACAATCCAAGTCTGCCTCTACTGGTGGTGCTTACAAACCACCACATGCACGTAGAGCTGCAGCTGTTGCCAATAATAGATCTGTTCCTGGGGCAAGTCCAAAAGTGCAAAGAGCCATTCCAGGTCTAATTCCGGGCCTTCCAGTCAATGAAGGATCTGCGGCCGCAAACAAGaatagaaagagaagagCCAATAAGAAGGCTAATAGTGGTACCGGTGAAGGTGCTGAAAAGGCCGAATCACCAGCTGCACCATCAATAACTTCCACTGAACCCGCAAAAGAAGCCTCACCtgaggagaagaagatcagatctttgttgaagaaactaAGAGCCATTGAAATGTTGAAGGAAAAACAAGCTGCTGGTGAGAAATTGCAGGATTTACAAGTTAAGAAGATAGAAACAGAAGGTAAATTCCGCGAAGAACTTGCTGCATTGGGTTGGAAAGAAGAGTAA
- the RSC1 gene encoding RSC subunit protein RSC1 (CAGL0K04389g~Ortholog(s) have DNA translocase activity) — translation MSEEGEFGELRTDLRKQYEAIFSLKEESGANIFPIFNVLPIKKDYPDYYAIIKNPISLNTLKKRLPHYTSPQDYVNDVSQIPWNAKTYNSKGSLIYIYADILEKFLRNVSVPQLQAKYTNVNYPNLGPLPDEIEEMKKKEAMMKIRTASASPVALGNANEVPARSGSNSPLPLTSMSNTPQPVTEVKQPIPQQNGGINGYNTSRQNMAMQGNNSTANRRMEQTVISMGPSRVPMAQISSRVSPHPILPNRSMSSTPISHSPGAILKPSIQQRLQTRRGRPPIIDLPYLLRIKNIMKMIKREVDDNNQTLTLTFEKLPDPERHPAYRQIISNPVCLDDIRRRVKTRKYKNFGSFQDDFTLMIENYKKYNQNNPMLLNTARLMEYHFRKLVEIELSKPDSDFLPEGELRYPLENIEVRGKIYEIGDWVLLNNANDPNKPVVAQIFKLWYTSDGTKWLNACWYFRPEQTVHRVDRLFYKNEVVKTGQYRDHLINDLIGKCYVVHFTRYQRGNPATPYEGPLFICEFRYNESDKVFNKIRTWKACLPEELRDQDEETIPVNGRKFFKYPSPIRHLLRPDATPHDRIPEPTEGDPTAPPLVGAVYLRPKVERDDLGEYSTSDDCPRYIIRPGDPPESGIIDEVHGTIITSMQTANALPRTSQSTSRLPALKQTKSAASNENMVQPTKGMSYQKPIPPVASNRTMQSHKVPVSTLPQRPEQTIQPQKLSTVEALRQGPIPTNISSVSLNEAVNDMSQQAAKSGMRYVTIDVPHSYVLPMAGIPKHNEVMTTDDANRLRGSRYQANNSQSEILWFRGPSISIKERYVDSMNSFNSLDLNRLTVHKKRKLDYEEIEEQGVDTHMSIDDKGNVTTEASPEGLLTQGNDMHMDSAHQSDDDDDNAEEEGHLSEKLISTSTIGLRPSAKFIIHKHKYSTIENIIT, via the coding sequence ATGTCAGAAGAGGGTGAATTTGGTGAGTTGCGTACAGACTTGCGAAAGCAATATGAAGCAATCTTTAGTTTAAAGGAGGAAAGTGGAGCCAATATCTTCCCTATTTTCAATGTTTTgccaataaaaaaagattaTCCTGACTATTAtgcaataataaaaaatccAATATCTCTCAATACTTTAAAGAAGAGATTACCTCATTACACATCTCCACAAGACTATGTTAATGATGTCTCTCAAATTCCATGGAATGCAAAAACATATAACTCAAAGGGCTCGTTAATATACATTTATGCTGACATTCTCGAGAAGTTTCTGAGAAATGTCTCGGTACCACAGTTACAAgcaaaatatacaaatgtTAATTACCCAAATTTGGGACCACTACcagatgaaattgaagagatgaagaagaaggaagctatgatgaaaataagAACAGCATCAGCTTCTCCAGTTGCTCTTGGGAATGCAAACGAAGTGCCAGCTAGATCCGGGTCCAATTCACCTCTGCCTCTTACATCTATGTCCAATACCCCACAGCCAGTTACAGAAGTCAAACAACCAATTCCACAGCAGAACGGGGGCATTAACGGCTATAATACCTCTAGGCAAAACATGGCAATGCAGGGTAATAACTCAACGGCGAATAGAAGAATGGAACAAACGGTGATTTCAATGGGTCCAAGTAGGGTACCTATGGCTCAGATTAGCAGTCGAGTGAGTCCACATCCTATTTTACCCAATAGATCCATGTCATCAACACCTATCTCTCATTCTCCGGGTGCTATTCTAAAGCCTTCGATTCAACAGAGATTACAAACCAGACGTGGTCGTCCACCAATTATAGATTTACCGTATCTACTAAggattaaaaatataatgaagatgatcAAGCGTGAAGTAGACGATAATAACCAAACCTTGACCTTGACATTTGAAAAGCTGCCTGATCCGGAAAGACATCCGGCATATCGTCAAATTATCAGCAATCCTGTTTGTTTAGATGATATAAGGAGGAGGGTAAAGACAAGGAAGTACAAAAACTTTGGATCTTTCCAAGATGATTTCACTTTAATGATCGAGAATtataagaaatataatcaaAACAATCCAATGCTTCTCAATACTGCAAGGCTTATGGAATATCATTTCAGAAAACTAGTTGAGATTGAACTTTCAAAACCAGATAGCGACTTCTTGCCCGAAGGTGAACTTCGATACCCacttgaaaatattgaggTGAGGGGTAAAATATATGAGATAGGTGACTGGGTCTTATTAAATAATGCTAATGATCCAAACAAGCCGGTTGTTGCTCAAATTTTTAAGCTATGGTATACTAGTGATGGTACAAAATGGCTAAATGCCTGTTGGTATTTCCGTCCTGAGCAGACAGTTCACAGAGTTGATAGATTGTTTTATAAAAATGAGGTGGTAAAGACGGGTCAATATAGAGATCATTTGATTAACGACCTAATAGGAAAATGTTATGTTGTTCATTTTACAAGATATCAAAGGGGCAATCCTGCTACACCATATGAGGGACCTTTGTTCATTTGTGAGTTTAGGTATAATGAGAGTGACAAAGTCTTCAACAAAATTCGAACATGGAAGGCTTGCTTACCTGAAGAGCTGCGTGATCAAGATGAAGAGACAATTCCTGTAAACGgcagaaaatttttcaagtatCCATCGCCCATTAGGCATCTATTAAGACCAGATGCTACACCTCATGATAGAATACCTGAACCAACGGAAGGAGATCCTACTGCACCTCCTCTAGTGGGTGCTGTCTATTTAAGACCAAAAGTTGAGAGAGATGATCTAGGTGAATATTCAACTTCTGACGATTGTCCAAGATATATAATCAGGCCTGGTGACCCGCCAGAATCCGgtattattgatgaagttCATGGTACAATCATAACCAGTATGCAAACTGCAAATGCATTGCCAAGAACAAGTCAATCTACTTCACGTCTGCCGGCATTAAAACAAACTAAATCTGCCGCCAGCAATGAAAACATGGTACAGCCAACCAAGGGTATGTCATATCAAAAGCCAATACCTCCAGTAGCATCGAATAGGACGATGCAGTCTCATAAAGTGCCTGTGTCTACGTTGCCACAACGGCCCGAACAAACTATTCAACCTCAAAAACTGTCTACTGTTGAAGCATTAAGACAAGGCCCTATTCCAACAAATATCAGTTCAGTTTCTTTAAATGAAGCTGTGAATGACATGAGCCAGCAGGCGGCTAAGAGTGGAATGAGATATGTGACTATAGATGTACCTCATTCCTATGTTTTGCCTATGGCAGGAATCCCTAAACATAATGAAGTTATGACAACTGATGATGCAAACAGATTAAGGGGGTCTAGATATCAGGCAAATAATTCTCAAAGTGAAATTCTTTGGTTTAGAGGACCTAGCATTTCAATCAAGGAAAGATATGTGGACAGTATGAATTCATTCAATTCACTGGACCTAAATCGGTTAACTGTACataaaaaaaggaaactCGACTATGaggaaattgaagaacagGGAGTTGATACACACATGTCAATTGATGATAAAGGCAACGTAACTACTGAGGCATCGCCTGAAGGTTTACTAACTCAAGGTAATGATATGCACATGGATTCTGCTCATCAATCcgatgatgacgatgataATGCTGAAGAAGAGGGACATCTAAGTGAAAAACTAATAAGCACATCAACTATTGGCTTGAGGCCTTCGGCTAAATTCATTATTCATAAGCACAAATATTCTACTATTGAGAACATCATAACGTAG
- the LST7 gene encoding Lst7p (CAGL0K04411g~Ortholog(s) have GTPase activator activity, role in positive regulation of GTPase activity, positive regulation of TORC1 signaling and Lst4-Lst7 complex, cytosol, nucleus, vacuolar membrane localization), with product MILISLGHFCDIHGPTIIIVTQEGEIGNSGNELLLPDYPTESYCESCMVKIPDCDGSDENGADVDTEAEVSTTDTISENTLLPASNVPRSIRSKLGEKSFVSSQYSAIRYQLLTSMIRKAFSEETMIYDGSPSVFYDESKGLNLVMGFKLHDPNARGNERRYCLILTIESVDETNAMGLIAAHWHFIVGGFSMMINAIKEKHAQNNDGLESNHDLQKNFTQDIGNYLRANKGKCARNLSELTNDKFTFLRIHKWNTYMIDTLCSKLQRADQSSVIKERSKHAS from the coding sequence ATGATTCTCATTTCATTAGGGCATTTTTGTGATATTCACGGACCAACTATAATAATTGTAACACAGGAAGGAGAAATAGGGAACTCAGGTAATGAGCTATTACTGCCAGATTACCCAACTGAATCATACTGTGAGTCATGCATGGTTAAAATACCAGATTGTGACGGTAGCGATGAAAATGGAGCCGATGTCGATACAGAAGCAGAGGTATCCACAACTGACACAATCAGTGAAAATACCCTGCTCCCTGCTTCAAATGTACCAAGATCTATCAGGTCAAAACTTGGCGAAAAATCCTTTGTGTCCTCTCAATACTCAGCTATTAGGTACCAATTACTTACATCAATGATACGAAAGGCATTTTCAGAAGAGACAATGATATATGATGGCTCACCTTCTGTTTTCTATGATGAAAGTAAGGGTCTGAATTTAGTAATGGGCTTTAAACTACATGATCCTAATGCCAGAGGAAACGAGAGAAGATACTGCCTTATTTTAACGATTGAATCTGTCGATGAAACGAATGCGATGGGATTAATTGCAGCTCATTGGCACTTCATAGTAGGCGGGTTTTCAATGATGATCAATGCAATCAAGGAAAAACATGCTCAAAATAATGATGGATTAGAAAGCAATCATGACTTACAGAAAAATTTCACACAAGATATTGGCAACTACTTAAGAGCAAATAAAGGCAAATGTGCACGCAATCTATCAGAATTGACAAATGATAAATTCACATTTTTACGAATACACAAATGGAATACATACATGATAGATACTCTCTGCTCTAAGTTACAAAGGGCCGATCAATCTTCTGTCATAAAAGAGAGATCAAAACATGCTTCTTAG
- the MUP1 gene encoding Mup1p (CAGL0K04367g~Ortholog(s) have L-methionine secondary active transmembrane transporter activity, role in cysteine transport, methionine import and fungal-type vacuole, plasma membrane localization): MTDNKRSFLSQLNVFNKDNYQISSKKSEEGVYSNETEEASDVETGQQFTTELDQGEKRLGLFSCIGLICNRMLGTGVFAVSSTIYTLSGSIGLALILWAVGAIIAISGLYVYMEFGTAIPKNGGEKNYLEAIVKKPKFFITCMYASYVFFLGWAAGNSVNTAVMFLTAADAEITKWNQRGIGVAVVFFCFAVNAISVKAGLYLQNLLGIFKVGIVLFISVTGWVALGGGLKHGYQSHNFHNAFEGTNKATAYGVVNALYNVIWSFVGYSNVNYALGEVKDPVRTLKIAGPTSMVCLAIIYIFVNIAYFAVVPKEKLISSKLILAADFFDICFGGHSKRVAAALVGLSALGNVMSVIFSQGRIIQQLGREGVLPFSNFFASSKPFNSPMVGLFQHFIICMITIIAPPPGDAYNIILNLISYPMNIVNFVVSAGLLWIYWQRRQGKIEWNPPIKAGVFVTTFFMLSNIYLIVAPYVPPTHGESVYEHAPYWIHCVVAWGIFAFGGFYWFVWVKVLPKWGNYRLETKDILGEDGFWRVQVIKVPNETDKDHQEQSDESGTERADTFELDYIHLEPSKDTAKSHLD; this comes from the coding sequence atGACGGATAATAAAAGAAGTTTTTTATCGCAGTTGAATGTATTCAACAAGGATAATTACCAaatatcttcaaagaaatctgAAGAAGGAGTATATAGTAATGAGACAGAAGAAGCATCTGATGTTGAGACGGGACAACAGTTTACTACAGAGTTGGATCAAGGTGAGAAAAGACTGGGTCTTTTCTCCTGTATTGGTTTGATCTGTAATAGAATGCTGGGTACCGGTGTTTTTGCGGTTTCTTCTACCATTTATACACTGAGTGGATCTATCGGTTTGGCCTTGATTCTATGGGCCGTCGGCGCCATTATCGCGATATCGGGTCTATATGTCTATATGGAGTTCGGTACCGCTATACCGAAAAATGGTGGTGAAAAGAATTACTTGGAAGCCATCGTTAAGAAACCAAAGTTTTTCATTACATGCATGTACGCATCATATGTCTTTTTCCTAGGTTGGGCCGCTGGTAACTCTGTCAACACTGCAGTTATGTTCTTGACTGCTGCTGACGCGGAAATCACTAAGTGGAACCAAAGAGGTATTGGTGTAGCTGtcgtcttcttctgtttcgCTGTGAATGCTATTAGTGTCAAGGCTGGTCTATATTTGCAGAATCTGCTAGGTATTTTCAAAGTTGGTATCGTTTTGTTCATCTCTGTTACCGGCTGGGTCGCCCTGGGAGGTGGTTTGAAGCATGGTTACCAATCTCATAACTTCCACAATGCTTTTGAAGGTACCAACAAAGCTACAGCATACGGTGTTGTCAATGCCTTGTATAATGTCATTTGGTCATTTGTTGGTTACTCCAATGTTAACTATGCGCTTGGTGAAGTTAAGGACCCAGTCAGAACTCTAAAGATTGCAGGACCAACTTCTATGGTTTGTTTGGccattatttatatatttgtcaACATTGCATATTTTGCTGTTGTTCCAAAGGAGAAGCTGATTTCCTCCAAATTGATTTTGGCAGCTGATTTCTTCGACATCTGTTTCGGTGGTCACTCAAAGAGAGTTGCTGCTGCTCTTGTTGGTCTTAGTGCCTTGGGTAATGTTATGTCTGTTATCTTCTCCCAAGGTAGAATTATCCAACAACTTGGTCGTGAAGGTGTTTTGCCATTCTCCAACTTTTTCGCAAGTTCTAAGCCATTCAACTCCCCAATGGTTGGTCTTTTCCAACATTTCATAATCTGTATGATTACTATTATTGCACCACCTCCAGGTGACGCTTATAACATTATTTTGAACTTGATTTCCTACCCAATGAACATTGTTAACTTTGTGGTCTCCGCTGGTTTGTTATGGATATACTGGCAGAGAAGACAAGGTAAGATTGAGTGGAACCCACCTATCAAGGCTGGTGTATTTGTCACAACTTTCTTTATGTTGTCTAATATTTACTTAATTGTTGCACCATATGTTCCACCAACTCATGGTGAAAGTGTCTACGAGCATGCTCCATACTGGATTCACTGTGTTGTTGCTTGGGGTATCTTTGCATTTGGTGGTTTCTATTGGTTTGTTTGGGTTAAAGTATTACCTAAATGGGGTAACTACAGATTGGAGACTAAGGACATCCTTGGTGAAGATGGCTTCTGGAGAGTTCAAGTTATTAAAGTACCGAACGAAACTGATAAAGATCACCAAGAACAATCTGATGAGTCAGGCACTGAAAGAGCTGACACGTTTGAACTGGACTATATTCATTTAGAGCCAAGCAAAGATACTGCCAAGTCTCACTTGGACTAA
- the FMP48 gene encoding protein kinase FMP48 (CAGL0K04301g~Putative mitochondrial Ser/Thr protein kinase; gene is upregulated in azole-resistant strain) yields the protein MPDKSNKYKKLNPIQSGSFSTVYKGYNTETDDFVALKVIPKSKFSQRGMANEYNVGKLLSKDEGCPFICSFVDFYEDETNYTLVQEYCECGDFYDFLELSKKKGDLNAPSIIKLNFQKVVLQLSYAIKYAHSMGIAHRDIKPENILINYHGDIKLADWGHAISASSSNDNNIGTDNYRGPETFSAKVSYNTYRSDYWSMGVTLLYLLFSHCPFRCSNIKNEKIVYKRLENGETLVYPNCHIFNNYVSDPYKFIYESFFSSVSLSRRRKLFKSSSTKYVAPFLWQDMTDMHDMLQMTKIIVDNLMSPNPSKRSLTRFLKHFNAFWTAHQENDIESASSVRNIKSNNLKVLGVSGNY from the coding sequence ATGCCTGACAAGTCTAACAAATACAAGAAACTAAACCCTATCCAATCCGGGTCATTCAGTACCGTTTACAAAGGTTATAACACCGAAACTGATGATTTTGTGGCTTTGAAAGTTATTCCAAAATCTAAATTCTCTCAAAGAGGTATGGCTAATGAATACAACGTTGGCAAGTTATTGTCTAAGGATGAAGGTTGTCCCTTCATTTGCTCCTTCGTGGATTTCTACGAGGATGAGACTAATTACACTTTGGTCCAAGAATACTGCGAGTGTGGTGACTTCTACGACTTCTTGGAATTGTCTAAGAAGAAAGGTGACCTAAATGCTCCCTCGATCATTAAATTGAACTTTCAAAAAGTTGTCTTACAATTGAGTTACGCCATCAAGTATGCACACAGCATGGGCATTGCCCACAGAGATATTAAACCGGAAAATATCCTGATAAACTACCACGGTGACATCAAGCTGGCTGACTGGGGCCATGCCATCTCtgcttcttcatcaaatgATAACAACATCGGAACAGATAACTACAGAGGTCCAGAGACTTTCTCAGCTAAAGTAAGCTACAACACTTACAGATCTGACTACTGGTCAATGGGTGTCACGCTACTATATTTGTTGTTCAGTCATTGTCCTTTCAGATGTTCAAACATCAAAAACGAAAAGATCGTCTATAAGAGACTAGAAAATGGTGAAACTTTGGTATACCCAAACTGCCACATTTTCAACAACTACGTCAGTGACCCTTACAAGTTCATTTACGAAAGTTTCTTTAGCTCTGTTTCCCTCtctagaagaagaaagttgTTCAAGTCTTCTTCTACAAAATATGTTGCCCCTTTCTTGTGGCAAGATATGACTGACATGCATGACATGCTGCAAATGACCAAGATCATTGTTGATAACTTAATGTCTCCAAACCCCAGCAAGAGATCTCTAACTAGATTTTTGAAACATTTCAATGCATTCTGGACTGCACATCAAGAAAATGACATTGAATCAGCTTCATCAGTTAGAAACATCAAGAGCAATAATTTGAAAGTTCTAGGTGTGTCCGGTAACTACTGA